One window of the Candidatus Methylomirabilota bacterium genome contains the following:
- a CDS encoding alpha/beta fold hydrolase produces MTAEPSITGREHWTKKGPIRLFLWEKAAGTSPGPLGTILFVHGSSMGSQPTFDLQVPGRSDSSAMDHFARLGYDTWCVDMEGYGRSDKHRDINSDIATGADDLEAATEYIARTRGVESFLIYGVSSGALRAALFAQRHPERVRRLALDAFVWTGRGSPTLAERRKRLPEFQSRNRRPIDRAFVRSIFTRDHPGTADDEVIEAFADAILALDDSVPTGTYVDMCAHLPVVDPARITAPTLIMRGQYDGITSLEDLVEFFARLPNPDKQFAVMPGIAHASFHQKNFRIPYHILGSFFSQPAPIYRGA; encoded by the coding sequence ATGACAGCCGAGCCCAGCATCACCGGTCGCGAGCACTGGACCAAGAAGGGACCCATTCGTCTGTTCCTCTGGGAGAAGGCGGCGGGCACATCGCCCGGCCCCCTCGGCACCATTCTCTTCGTCCACGGATCGTCCATGGGCTCTCAGCCCACCTTCGACCTCCAGGTCCCCGGCCGGTCGGACTCCTCGGCCATGGACCACTTCGCGCGCCTCGGGTACGACACGTGGTGCGTGGACATGGAAGGCTATGGCCGCTCGGACAAGCACCGCGATATCAACTCGGACATCGCCACCGGCGCCGACGACCTCGAGGCCGCCACGGAGTACATCGCCCGGACCCGCGGGGTCGAGTCCTTCCTTATATATGGCGTCTCCTCAGGCGCGCTCCGAGCCGCTCTCTTCGCCCAGCGCCACCCCGAGCGCGTCCGGCGCCTGGCCCTCGATGCGTTCGTCTGGACGGGGCGGGGGAGTCCCACGCTGGCCGAGCGCCGGAAGCGGCTGCCCGAATTCCAGAGCCGGAACCGGCGGCCCATCGACCGGGCGTTCGTGCGGAGCATCTTCACCCGCGACCATCCCGGGACGGCCGACGACGAGGTGATCGAGGCGTTCGCCGACGCGATCCTGGCCCTGGACGACTCGGTGCCCACCGGCACCTACGTGGACATGTGCGCGCATCTCCCCGTCGTCGACCCCGCGCGGATCACCGCCCCCACCCTCATCATGCGCGGCCAGTACGACGGCATCACGAGCCTCGAGGACCTCGTCGAGTTCTTTGCGCGGCTGCCCAACCCCGACAAGCAGTTCGCCGTCATGCCCGGCATCGCGCATGCCAGCTTCCACCAGAAGAACTTCCGGATCCCCTACCACATCCTCGGGAGCTTCTTCAGCCAGCCCGCCCCGATCTACCGGGGCGCGTGA
- a CDS encoding extracellular solute-binding protein — MNWAPTVACLVLLLSAAPALAQTAAFTPDTVDKAAARKEGAVTWYTSTPVETAQKIANLFQAETGIKVELFRSGGSAVLRRFMQEIDARRVIADVLTVSDPAGVSALIKRDMLVAFRPRNFDKIPAEVKDPKGYHIAQRLNLAGIIARADKGLELPRNWTDLTAPKYKGQMVMPDPSYTAIQLMVVGTLSRKYGWEFYQKLRANEIMIVQGHQQVSETLTRGERLIAAEGADQYAWNDRKAGHKVQTIFPTDGAFAVAAPTAVIKGSSHPNAAKALAEFMIGDTVQKLFPGEGIYAARSDVEAPPGNLPLSQIKLLSVDYDYIEKEAKNLKTRFNEIFQ; from the coding sequence GTGAACTGGGCCCCCACCGTCGCCTGCCTCGTCCTGCTCCTGTCGGCCGCGCCCGCGCTCGCCCAGACGGCGGCCTTCACCCCCGATACGGTCGACAAGGCCGCCGCCCGGAAGGAAGGCGCGGTCACGTGGTACACGTCGACGCCCGTCGAGACCGCCCAGAAGATCGCCAACCTCTTCCAGGCAGAGACGGGCATCAAGGTGGAGCTCTTCCGCTCCGGCGGCTCGGCGGTCCTCCGACGGTTCATGCAGGAGATCGATGCCCGGCGGGTGATCGCCGACGTCCTGACCGTCTCGGACCCCGCCGGCGTCAGCGCCCTGATCAAGCGCGACATGCTCGTGGCCTTCCGGCCCCGGAATTTCGACAAGATCCCCGCCGAGGTGAAGGACCCCAAGGGCTACCACATCGCCCAGCGGCTGAACCTGGCCGGCATCATCGCGCGCGCCGACAAGGGCCTCGAGCTGCCCCGGAACTGGACCGATCTGACCGCTCCGAAATACAAGGGGCAGATGGTGATGCCCGACCCATCTTATACGGCGATCCAGCTCATGGTGGTGGGGACGCTGTCGCGGAAGTACGGCTGGGAGTTCTATCAGAAGCTCCGGGCCAACGAGATCATGATCGTCCAGGGCCACCAGCAGGTCTCGGAAACCCTCACCCGCGGTGAGCGGCTGATCGCGGCGGAAGGGGCGGACCAGTACGCGTGGAACGATCGGAAGGCGGGGCACAAGGTGCAGACCATCTTCCCGACCGACGGCGCGTTCGCCGTCGCCGCGCCCACCGCCGTCATCAAGGGCTCGTCCCACCCCAATGCCGCCAAGGCGCTGGCCGAGTTCATGATCGGCGACACCGTGCAGAAGCTCTTCCCCGGCGAGGGAATCTACGCCGCCCGCTCCGACGTCGAGGCCCCGCCCGGCAACCTCCCCCTCTCGCAGATCAAACTCCTGAGCGTGGACTACGACTACATCGAGAAGGAGGCCAAGAACCTCAAGACGCGGTTCAACGAGATCTTCCAGTAG